Proteins encoded within one genomic window of Jatrophihabitans sp.:
- a CDS encoding response regulator, whose product MSEQAAPREQPGARRVLIAEDEALIRLDLREMLQEEGFEVVGEAADGEKAVQLATELRPDVVICDVKMPKMDGITAAGQIAAARIAPVVILTAFSQRDLIERARDAGAMAYLVKPFHKRDLLPAIEMAASRFAEIKALEAEVSGLQDRLEARKLIERAKGVLMAEHRLSEPEAFRWIQRAAMDKRTSMRTVAEVVLAETGHG is encoded by the coding sequence GTGAGCGAGCAGGCAGCACCCCGCGAACAGCCCGGCGCCCGGCGCGTGCTGATCGCCGAGGACGAGGCGTTGATCCGGCTCGACCTGCGCGAGATGCTGCAGGAAGAGGGCTTCGAGGTCGTCGGCGAGGCGGCCGACGGTGAGAAAGCGGTGCAGCTGGCCACCGAGCTGCGCCCGGACGTGGTGATCTGCGACGTCAAGATGCCGAAGATGGACGGGATCACCGCGGCCGGTCAGATCGCGGCCGCCCGGATCGCGCCCGTGGTCATCCTGACCGCCTTCAGCCAGCGTGACCTGATCGAGCGGGCCCGCGACGCCGGCGCGATGGCCTACCTGGTCAAGCCGTTCCACAAGCGCGACCTGCTGCCGGCGATCGAGATGGCTGCCAGCCGGTTCGCCGAGATCAAGGCCTTGGAGGCTGAGGTCTCGGGGCTGCAGGACCGGCTGGAGGCCCGCAAGCTGATCGAGCGCGCCAAGGGCGTCCTGATGGCCGAGCACCGGCTGTCCGAGCCGGAGGCCTTTCGCTGGATCCAGCGGGCCGCGATGGACAAGCGCACCTCTATGCGAACCGTCGCCGAGGTGGTGTTGGCAGAGACGGGGCACGGCTGA
- a CDS encoding branched-chain amino acid ABC transporter substrate-binding protein, producing MALSACSNSSDDNEGPGLPGGSTGNNPGGNASKTYKIGWQGPLSGDNQQLGINEANGSRLAVKEANDKGDLGFKLVMVESDDVGTADKAPAAAAKLLQDADILGVVGPAFSGPTSATGKTYAAANMGLISGSATNATLTSSGFTTFHRVVPTDGVEGTQLAEWLAKKFKTVFVVDDTSTYGKGVADVVRKTLTEKGVKITNQGVAANTQDYGAIAQRVTQSKAEALFYGGYDAQSALFAKALAASGYKGLKMTGNGGKSSVFTSGAGAAGNGWYFACGCQDATTAPESKAFAEAYEKMFNTPPSTYSPESYDATNALIAALKAAVKTTNGNPTRKSVVEEIDKLDIPGITTQLKFADNGEVANATVNLYTQKDGKIVMLGKMQDQA from the coding sequence ATGGCACTCAGTGCCTGCTCCAACAGCAGTGACGACAACGAGGGCCCCGGCCTCCCTGGCGGTAGCACGGGCAACAACCCCGGGGGCAACGCCTCTAAGACCTACAAGATCGGCTGGCAGGGCCCGCTGTCCGGTGACAACCAGCAGCTCGGCATCAACGAGGCCAACGGCTCCCGGCTGGCCGTCAAGGAGGCCAACGACAAGGGCGACCTCGGCTTCAAGCTCGTGATGGTCGAGTCCGATGACGTCGGCACCGCCGACAAGGCGCCGGCCGCCGCCGCGAAGTTGCTGCAGGACGCCGACATCCTCGGTGTCGTCGGCCCGGCGTTCTCCGGACCGACCTCGGCCACCGGCAAGACCTACGCCGCGGCCAACATGGGCCTGATCAGCGGTTCGGCCACCAACGCCACCCTGACCTCCTCCGGCTTCACCACCTTCCACCGGGTCGTCCCGACCGATGGCGTCGAGGGCACTCAGCTCGCCGAGTGGCTGGCCAAGAAGTTCAAGACCGTCTTCGTCGTCGATGACACCAGCACCTACGGCAAGGGTGTGGCCGACGTCGTGCGCAAGACCCTGACCGAAAAGGGCGTGAAGATCACGAACCAGGGTGTGGCTGCCAACACCCAGGACTACGGCGCCATCGCCCAGCGGGTGACCCAGTCCAAGGCTGAGGCGCTCTTCTACGGCGGCTACGACGCGCAGTCGGCGCTGTTCGCCAAGGCGCTGGCCGCCTCCGGCTACAAGGGCCTGAAGATGACCGGCAACGGTGGCAAGTCCTCGGTGTTCACCAGCGGCGCCGGCGCTGCCGGCAACGGCTGGTACTTCGCCTGCGGCTGCCAGGACGCCACCACCGCACCTGAGTCCAAGGCGTTCGCCGAGGCGTACGAGAAGATGTTCAACACCCCGCCCTCGACCTACTCGCCGGAGTCCTACGACGCCACCAACGCGCTGATCGCGGCGCTCAAGGCGGCCGTGAAGACCACCAACGGCAACCCGACCCGTAAGTCCGTTGTCGAGGAGATCGACAAGCTCGACATCCCCGGCATCACCACCCAGCTCAAGTTCGCGGACAACGGAGAGGTCGCCAACGCGACGGTGAACCTCTACACCCAGAAGGACGGCAAGATCGTGATGCTGGGCAAGATGCAGGACCAGGCCTAA
- a CDS encoding branched-chain amino acid ABC transporter permease, which translates to MTDFMNYLILGLTRGSMYALIALGYTLVYGVLQLINFAHSEVFMSGAFGSYAIVHLLVGDGKATPSWAVPLVLLAGMVSGALLAAVIAWALERVAYRPLRKRGAPKLAFLISAIGASFFLSQLFGKLFGRLTSNSFPEFFDQNAVIFKPFGAEVRVLQIVIVASAVAMMIFLDRLVTLTKLGRSIRAISEDAPTAALMGIDIDKTISRTFVIGGLLGGAAGFLFGLNFSFGNTMGFIPGVKAFAAAVLGGIGNIRGAMIGGLLLGIVENLVPVVNIDTKWTDVVAFVVLVLVLMFRPTGILGERLGRAA; encoded by the coding sequence GTGACCGACTTCATGAACTACCTGATCCTCGGGCTGACCCGGGGATCGATGTACGCCTTGATCGCGCTGGGCTACACCCTCGTGTACGGAGTGCTGCAACTGATCAACTTCGCGCACAGCGAGGTGTTCATGTCAGGCGCCTTCGGCAGTTATGCGATCGTGCATCTGCTCGTGGGCGACGGCAAGGCGACTCCGTCCTGGGCGGTGCCCCTGGTGCTGCTCGCGGGGATGGTCTCGGGCGCCCTGCTGGCCGCCGTCATCGCTTGGGCTCTGGAGCGGGTGGCCTACCGGCCGTTGAGAAAGCGAGGGGCGCCCAAGCTGGCGTTCCTGATCAGCGCGATCGGCGCCTCGTTCTTCCTCTCCCAGCTTTTCGGCAAGCTGTTCGGCCGGCTGACCTCCAACAGCTTCCCGGAGTTCTTCGACCAGAACGCGGTGATCTTCAAGCCGTTCGGCGCCGAGGTCCGGGTCCTGCAGATCGTCATCGTCGCCTCGGCGGTGGCCATGATGATCTTCCTCGACCGGCTGGTCACGCTGACCAAGCTCGGTCGCAGCATCCGGGCGATCTCCGAGGACGCCCCGACCGCTGCGCTGATGGGCATCGACATCGACAAGACCATCTCGCGGACCTTCGTCATCGGCGGCCTGCTCGGCGGCGCCGCCGGCTTCCTGTTCGGGCTCAACTTCAGCTTCGGCAACACGATGGGCTTCATTCCCGGCGTCAAGGCCTTCGCGGCGGCGGTGCTGGGCGGAATCGGCAACATCCGCGGCGCGATGATCGGCGGCCTGTTGCTGGGTATCGTCGAGAACCTGGTCCCCGTGGTCAACATCGATACGAAATGGACTGACGTCGTGGCATTCGTGGTGCTCGTACTGGTGCTCATGTTCCGTCCGACCGGCATTCTCGGCGAACGTCTGGGGCGTGCGGCATGA
- a CDS encoding branched-chain amino acid ABC transporter permease, whose amino-acid sequence MTRPAGVTRPMDMLGRLGACLAGALVLSLMWGPQEGSFGNFWFAIKKGLFTPRVLVFLALGVLLFLAISFWPKVVPFLTRPGVWPLTAGLLTVIASQTLMHWADQIDDAKFATVAEVVANTNGLAPLASAFFGGLAWAQLVVIALLIGAAIVTGLRNFGWAAAALSVIAAAIAYLSHSAVIERAGGADHSLGVYVCIVGYLVLMTAGLVTAMSRAQVANTRGALNRVLGWRPGLPLVLIGAVLGLISMSTSAWFSPENYNATLIDTSSLFRNSGLAPIASQYLLWLGWALFATSLALSGAASYLRIRPLGWAGLAVGWAGVALTVLTLYRISSLAAKDEVDGATGPWQNLGAGGWGTCAALFLIGAGGYIAATAPRHAERTAEVDPDAVSSGRSASSALLTAPGAVRSGVMIAVALALFYPPTANGFWQSVLVSQIGIYVLLAIGLNVVVGWAGLLDLGFIAFYAIGSYTTAYLVGSLPVKPPSWLNMSPLLAIPFAVVICLLAGLALGAPTLRLRGDYLAIVTLGFGEIIRIVAVNGDRVTNGSQGPTTQVPHPVIDFGPVSITWGLNQLQYWYLLLVFVVVLLLAFRRLEHSRIGRSWAAIREDEVAAQATGINTFRVKLLAFAIGASTSGIAGVFFASQVGFFTPDNFLLNNSILVVAYVVFGGMGSLPGAIAGAALLTWLPEFLKDQVPAADRQMWIGAVVLLMMIFRPGGVLPARRRAVELSGLHERSSEREAKDVPVREGAAR is encoded by the coding sequence ATGACCCGCCCCGCCGGCGTGACCCGGCCCATGGACATGCTCGGCAGGCTGGGCGCCTGCCTGGCCGGCGCGCTGGTGCTGTCACTGATGTGGGGCCCGCAGGAAGGCAGCTTCGGCAACTTCTGGTTCGCCATCAAGAAGGGCCTCTTCACGCCTCGGGTGTTGGTGTTCCTGGCGCTCGGGGTGCTGCTGTTCCTGGCGATCAGCTTCTGGCCGAAGGTGGTCCCGTTCCTCACCCGGCCCGGCGTCTGGCCGCTGACCGCGGGCCTGCTGACGGTGATCGCGTCCCAGACGCTGATGCACTGGGCCGACCAGATCGACGACGCCAAGTTCGCCACGGTGGCCGAAGTGGTCGCGAACACCAACGGCCTCGCACCGCTGGCCTCGGCGTTCTTCGGCGGGTTGGCCTGGGCGCAACTGGTGGTGATCGCGCTGCTGATCGGCGCCGCGATCGTGACCGGCCTGCGCAACTTCGGCTGGGCCGCGGCGGCGCTCAGCGTCATCGCCGCCGCAATCGCCTACCTCTCTCACAGCGCGGTGATCGAACGGGCCGGTGGCGCTGACCACTCGCTGGGCGTCTACGTCTGCATCGTCGGCTACCTGGTGCTCATGACGGCGGGCCTGGTGACGGCCATGTCGCGTGCCCAGGTCGCCAACACCCGGGGTGCGCTGAACCGCGTGCTCGGCTGGCGCCCCGGACTGCCGCTGGTGCTCATCGGCGCCGTGCTCGGACTCATCTCGATGAGCACCTCGGCCTGGTTCTCACCGGAGAACTACAACGCCACCCTCATCGACACCAGCAGCCTGTTCCGCAACTCGGGCCTGGCCCCGATCGCCTCGCAGTACCTGCTCTGGCTCGGCTGGGCGCTGTTCGCGACCAGCCTGGCGCTCAGCGGCGCGGCCTCCTACCTGCGGATCCGGCCACTGGGCTGGGCCGGCCTCGCGGTGGGCTGGGCAGGCGTGGCGCTCACCGTCCTGACCCTGTACCGCATCAGCTCCCTGGCAGCCAAGGACGAGGTGGACGGGGCGACCGGCCCCTGGCAGAACCTCGGCGCGGGCGGCTGGGGCACCTGCGCGGCGCTGTTCCTGATCGGCGCCGGCGGTTACATCGCCGCGACCGCCCCTCGGCACGCCGAGCGGACGGCCGAGGTCGACCCGGACGCCGTCAGCTCCGGGCGTTCGGCGAGCTCAGCGTTGCTGACCGCGCCCGGCGCGGTGCGCAGCGGCGTCATGATCGCGGTCGCGCTCGCGCTGTTCTACCCGCCGACTGCCAACGGCTTCTGGCAGTCGGTGCTGGTCTCCCAGATCGGCATCTACGTGCTGCTGGCGATCGGCCTGAATGTGGTGGTCGGCTGGGCCGGCCTGCTCGACCTGGGATTCATCGCCTTCTACGCCATCGGCTCCTACACCACCGCCTACCTGGTGGGGTCGCTGCCGGTCAAGCCGCCGTCCTGGCTCAACATGAGCCCGCTGCTGGCCATCCCGTTCGCGGTGGTGATCTGCCTGCTGGCCGGTCTTGCCCTGGGGGCTCCGACCCTGCGGCTGCGCGGTGACTACCTGGCGATCGTGACCCTCGGCTTCGGTGAGATCATCCGGATCGTGGCGGTCAACGGCGACCGGGTCACCAACGGCAGCCAGGGTCCGACCACCCAGGTGCCGCACCCGGTCATCGACTTCGGCCCGGTGTCGATCACCTGGGGCCTGAACCAGCTGCAGTACTGGTACCTGCTGCTGGTGTTCGTGGTGGTGCTGCTGCTGGCCTTCCGCCGGCTGGAGCACTCCCGGATCGGGCGCTCCTGGGCCGCGATCCGCGAGGACGAGGTGGCCGCCCAGGCGACCGGCATCAACACCTTCCGGGTCAAGCTGCTGGCCTTCGCCATCGGCGCGTCGACCTCGGGAATCGCCGGGGTGTTCTTCGCCAGCCAGGTCGGGTTCTTCACCCCGGACAACTTCCTGCTGAACAACTCGATCCTGGTGGTCGCCTACGTGGTGTTCGGCGGCATGGGCTCGCTGCCCGGCGCGATCGCCGGCGCGGCGTTGCTGACCTGGCTGCCGGAGTTCCTCAAGGACCAGGTGCCCGCGGCAGACCGGCAGATGTGGATCGGCGCCGTGGTGCTGCTGATGATGATCTTCCGTCCCGGCGGCGTGCTGCCGGCCCGCCGTCGAGCGGTCGAGCTGTCCGGGCTGCATGAGAGATCGAGCGAGCGAGAAGCCAAGGACGTTCCGGTCCGCGAGGGGGCAGCCAGATGA
- a CDS encoding ABC transporter ATP-binding protein, with amino-acid sequence MTTTMNDSATSSELPTAGSDVIFDVRNVTLRFGGVTSLNDISLQMHRGEILAVIGPNGAGKTSLFNSLTGVYTPQEGSIEVRARAGDSATSVIGLKTHLVNRLGVARTFQNIRLFPALTALENVKVGIETRQKSGPISAMLGLPRQRREERESTEAAYILLRRVGLERRANDIAGSLAYGEQRRLEIARALGTQPGVILLDEPAAGTNPAEKRELATLIQSINVEDGVSVLLIEHDMKLVMSIAHRIIVLNFGQKIAEGTPEQIQRDPEVVAAYLGTPADEVSEMDLTQPELHRIDTATSLDELVGQAPQEASDEHDHEHQHDHEHEHEHHRGGLPT; translated from the coding sequence ATGACCACGACGATGAACGACTCGGCCACCTCCTCCGAGCTGCCCACCGCCGGTTCGGACGTGATCTTCGACGTCCGCAACGTCACCTTGCGCTTCGGCGGGGTGACCAGCCTCAACGACATCTCGCTGCAGATGCACCGCGGTGAGATCCTGGCGGTGATCGGGCCGAACGGCGCGGGCAAGACCTCGCTGTTCAACTCCCTGACCGGTGTCTACACACCGCAGGAGGGCAGCATCGAGGTGCGGGCCCGGGCCGGGGACTCCGCGACCAGCGTGATCGGCCTCAAGACCCATCTGGTGAACCGGCTGGGGGTGGCCCGGACGTTTCAGAACATCCGGCTGTTCCCGGCGCTGACGGCACTGGAGAACGTCAAGGTCGGCATCGAGACGCGCCAGAAGTCCGGGCCGATCTCGGCGATGCTGGGGCTACCGCGCCAGCGCCGGGAGGAGCGGGAGAGCACCGAGGCCGCCTACATCCTGCTGCGCCGGGTCGGCCTGGAACGGCGGGCCAACGACATCGCCGGCTCGCTGGCCTACGGCGAGCAGCGCCGGCTCGAGATCGCCCGGGCGCTGGGAACCCAGCCCGGGGTGATCCTGCTGGACGAGCCGGCCGCCGGCACCAACCCGGCCGAGAAGCGCGAGCTGGCGACCCTGATCCAGAGCATCAACGTCGAGGACGGCGTCAGCGTGCTGCTGATCGAGCACGACATGAAGCTGGTGATGTCGATCGCGCACCGGATCATCGTGCTCAACTTCGGCCAGAAGATCGCCGAGGGGACTCCGGAGCAGATCCAGCGCGACCCGGAGGTGGTCGCTGCCTATCTCGGCACCCCGGCCGACGAGGTCTCCGAGATGGACCTGACCCAGCCCGAACTGCACCGGATCGACACCGCGACCTCGCTGGACGAACTGGTCGGCCAGGCGCCGCAGGAAGCCTCAGACGAGCACGACCACGAGCACCAGCACGACCACGAGCACGAGCACGAACACCACAGAGGGGGACTGCCGACGTGA
- a CDS encoding ABC transporter ATP-binding protein, whose product MLQVDDIEVRYGAIRALKGISFEVNEGEVVALLGANGAGKTTTQKTVSGMLSPSLGQIRFDGERIDGIPAHKLISMGICHVPEGRRVFPRMTVHENLEMGAFRFKRPDTQVFEHVLELFPRLRERIKQPAGTLSGGEQQMLAIGRALMGKPRLLLLDEPSMGLAPLIVKQIFDIVREINTSGVTVLIVEQNAAQALGLANRGYVLETGELVLSGTGRELLADDRVRAAYLGEEIVTAS is encoded by the coding sequence CTGCTGCAGGTCGATGACATCGAGGTCCGCTACGGCGCGATCAGGGCTCTGAAAGGGATCAGCTTCGAGGTCAACGAGGGTGAGGTGGTGGCCCTGCTCGGCGCCAACGGCGCGGGCAAGACCACCACTCAGAAGACGGTGTCCGGCATGCTCAGCCCCTCCCTCGGGCAGATCAGGTTCGACGGTGAGCGGATCGACGGCATTCCGGCCCACAAGCTGATCAGCATGGGCATCTGCCACGTTCCCGAAGGCCGTCGGGTGTTTCCGCGCATGACGGTGCACGAGAACCTGGAGATGGGCGCCTTCCGGTTCAAGCGGCCGGACACGCAGGTGTTCGAGCATGTCCTGGAGCTCTTTCCGCGGCTGCGCGAGCGCATCAAGCAGCCCGCCGGCACGTTGTCCGGCGGCGAGCAGCAGATGCTGGCGATCGGGCGCGCGCTGATGGGCAAGCCCCGGCTGCTGTTGCTGGACGAGCCGTCGATGGGCCTGGCCCCGTTGATCGTCAAGCAGATCTTCGACATCGTCCGTGAGATCAACACCAGCGGGGTGACCGTCCTCATCGTCGAGCAGAACGCCGCCCAGGCGTTGGGGCTGGCCAACCGGGGCTACGTCCTGGAGACCGGCGAGTTGGTGCTCAGCGGCACCGGCCGCGAACTGCTGGCTGATGACCGGGTGCGGGCCGCCTACCTGGGTGAGGAGATCGTCACCGCCTCCTAG
- a CDS encoding GNAT family N-acetyltransferase produces the protein MSRGNLRVRPAVLSDVNDLISLTVENGVTEHVGRRGRKGDPSSVADRFRSLLSDLDRLVLVAVDEASEQLVGFAVLLEEHIGVLVPTTTLYISHLLVAPPFRRRGAGRALLTGAVRHAEDREITHVVVGVQAGSRDANRYLARLGFAPLVVRRIASVAALRRSLGIADTMDRVALRRRRTVRGVMPGRVVGRGA, from the coding sequence GTGTCGAGAGGCAACCTGCGGGTCAGGCCAGCCGTGCTCTCCGACGTCAACGATCTCATCTCCCTCACCGTCGAGAACGGCGTCACCGAGCACGTCGGGCGGCGGGGCCGCAAGGGTGACCCGAGCTCCGTGGCCGACCGGTTTCGCTCGTTGCTGTCGGACCTGGACCGGCTGGTGCTGGTGGCGGTGGACGAGGCCAGCGAGCAGCTCGTCGGGTTCGCGGTGCTGCTCGAGGAGCACATCGGCGTGCTGGTCCCCACCACCACGCTCTACATCTCTCACCTGCTGGTCGCTCCGCCGTTTCGCAGGCGCGGCGCCGGGCGGGCGCTGCTGACCGGGGCGGTCAGGCATGCCGAAGACCGTGAGATCACCCATGTGGTCGTCGGGGTGCAGGCCGGCTCCCGCGACGCCAACCGCTACCTGGCCCGGCTGGGCTTCGCTCCGCTGGTGGTCCGCCGGATCGCCTCGGTGGCCGCGCTGCGCCGCAGCCTGGGCATCGCCGACACCATGGACCGGGTGGCGTTGCGCCGCCGGCGCACCGTGCGCGGGGTCATGCCCGGTCGTGTGGTAGGCAGAGGGGCATGA
- a CDS encoding hotdog fold thioesterase, whose amino-acid sequence MITPAQQAILENIHKRWEGTGEQLAERLGIEIVDTNPHHLVATMPVAGNRQPYGLLHGGASAVLAETVGSYSAALLAGPDHIAVGIELSCSHNRSATQGVVTAVCTPIHVGRTLSSFEIVISDESGRRTCTARLTCAIRPAHQEGLASST is encoded by the coding sequence ATGATCACACCCGCGCAGCAGGCGATTCTGGAGAACATTCACAAGCGCTGGGAAGGGACCGGCGAACAGCTGGCCGAGCGGCTGGGCATCGAGATCGTGGACACCAACCCCCACCACCTGGTGGCGACCATGCCGGTGGCCGGCAACCGGCAGCCGTACGGGCTGTTGCACGGGGGCGCCTCGGCGGTGCTGGCCGAGACCGTCGGCTCGTACTCGGCGGCCCTGCTGGCCGGACCGGACCACATCGCCGTCGGCATCGAGCTCAGCTGCAGCCACAACCGCTCGGCCACCCAGGGCGTCGTCACCGCCGTCTGCACCCCGATCCACGTCGGGCGCACGCTGTCGTCGTTCGAGATCGTGATCTCGGATGAGTCGGGCCGCCGGACCTGCACCGCCCGGCTGACCTGCGCCATCCGCCCGGCCCATCAGGAGGGGCTGGCAAGCTCGACCTGA